The Clarias gariepinus isolate MV-2021 ecotype Netherlands chromosome 26, CGAR_prim_01v2, whole genome shotgun sequence sequence AACTGTGGACCATACTgtgcagaaataaatatttgtctTTTCCAAGTAAAAATTCTGCCTTTTGTTTGATTGATTATTATCTTAGTTCGTCTATTAATGTAGTTGTTGTAAAAGTCTAAGAATACGTTTTGATATATTTTAAGGGAATGTAGCTCACTGAGCATTTCAGATACTCGCCATGGAGCAGAATGCAAATGAGTGTTTTGCATTCAGTCGGATACTGAAAGCTGCAGGCTTTACAAAGGATTGCGTTAGTGTCACTGCAGTATATCTAAGTGGATCTCTATAAGAAATAACCCTAAGGCGTTTCCAGGCTCTTGGcatatacataaatattcacCCCATGAACTTTTGTCTGGAGAAATAGGTTTAACAGGAATTACATTATAtgacattacattaaaaaaatctctgaATTCTGTACTTCTCATAGAACCAAATATGTTCTACTACAATTTACTTTGTATGGTTTGTATTTGCAGTACATCACCTGTTTTGAAACAGACTGCGCCTGAATAAAGGTATAACATGGTTAAAGTATATCTTCTTCTCCTCGTCAGGCCAACGTTTCTCTTTTAGGTCATGGCTGACATTGAGATCTTGGAGGACCGAGACAAGCTGAAGCGAGGCCTGGTGAAGGTGCTGGAGTGTGTAGCCACCATCTCCTCAGCAGCAGCTGTGGTGAACCCCATCTTCGGTGTGGCAGGCTCACTGATCCGCGTCGTCCTGCACCACGTGGATGATGAGGAGATTCAGACTCTTCGACGTGAGTTCGGCAGCGTGAACCGAGCCCTGGATGAGCTTTCAGTGCAGAACCGTGGCACATTGCTCCAGATCAAGAAGGAGACATTGGACGGGCAGTACAGCCGTGTGGAGGAGAACCTACGCAACCAGTTCCGTAAGttcatggaggtggtggaggcACGGCCCGCGCACAAGGAGCGCAAGCGCGATGATTTCGAAGAAAGCTATGCCAACGACCTGGGCGACCAGAACCTGCACACGCTCTACGACGGTGTCATGGGCAAGCCCAAGCTCTTCAGCCGGCCCATCCTCGAGGTCTACATGACTCACTCTCAAGGAGATCGGAGGGTGATGGAGCGCCTGTGCACACGCCTCACCTACCTGTTCTGTATCGGCCTCATTGCTCTGATGGGTTACGCTGCCATCATCGGTGATGACGAAGAGGGTCTGAGCGAGGAGTGGGCTGAGAAGATGGAAAACGTTCAAGAGAGGATGCAGGAGGTGCTCCGGAGGtgcaagtgattttttttccctgatcgAAAGAAACAGAGGACTCCTTATGTAGTTCATAGAAGTCTATGCTGTGTCTGATTAGGTCTTCTCCACTCACTTCTCTTTGTCATGTATTCGATATTCTCTAGGGCTTCACTGCTGTTCCTCatggtgtttctttttttttttttttttttaactcactcTCCTTATCATCCCCTCTGTTTTCTTAGATGCTGTCACATACACTGCCCCCTGGTGTAAGAACATGATAGTTCATTTATTTGGTACATTCTCATACATATAGTACATACAGTCTCACTCATTCCACCTGaggattttttctttattgtttaaagAATACTTTAAAGCCAAAGATTTCTTATCGAAGTGGTAAGGGTTTGACAGCCAACTGCTGATTGATTGAGATTTGATTGATCTACAGTGTCCTTG is a genomic window containing:
- the rpz gene encoding protein rapunzel isoform X1, whose protein sequence is MADIEILEDRDKLKRGLVKVLECVATISSAAAVVNPIFGVAGSLIRVVLHHVDDEEIQTLRREFGSVNRALDELSVQNRGTLLQIKKETLDGQYSRVEENLRNQFRKFMEVVEARPAHKERKRDDFEESYANDLGDQNLHTLYDGVMGKPKLFSRPILEVYMTHSQGDRRVMERLCTRLTYLFCIGLIALMGYAAIIGDDEEGLSEEWAEKMENVQERMQEVLRRCK